The genomic interval ATCGATTTTGTATGCGTTATCACTGGCGACTCCATAGTTGTAATAGAGATCCATAATGAGATTAACTACTTTTCCACGTACGTCATGGAAGGTCAAATAACGAATCATGCGATTGAGCATCCGAGTTCGCTCTACAAGAATTTTGTAAGCGTTTCGCAGGATGGAAGGATATTGATCCACGAGCTGCAGGAAATCCCGTTTTGACAGCAGCCAAACGTTGACGTCTTCTAAGGCTTCTATGGATGAGATCCGATGATTGTCGCTGGAGAGGGCTTCTACTTCTCCAATGATATCACCGGCACTAGTAATACTCAGAACGACTTCTTTTCCTTCGTACATGCGATAAATCTTGATCATACCTGAGCGAATAAGATAAACCTCGTCACTTTGGTCATTTTCAAACATTAGAACATGATTCTTCTTGAACCGTCGTTCTTTGAGCAATGGGGTTATTTTTTGCAATTCATCCTTAGGAATGTCCGAGAAAATCGAGATGTCTGAGATGTTGTCGATCATAAGAATTTTCCTTTCGCATTTCAATATTTAAGCAACTCTTAGGTAAGAGATTGCGAAACGGCTAGAAACGTATTGTAGCATGGATTGAGTGGAAAATAGCAATGCATGGCCTTAGCTTTTTTTTGAGAAATGAGGTGTATTTATGAAATTCGAGCGGATAAGCGTGATTGTGCTGGATAGTGTTGGTATCGGTGAATTACCGGACGCTGCAGCTTTCGGAGACGAAGGCAGCCACACCTTAGGACATATTTGCGAGCAAGTACCGGACATGAAGTTACCAAATCTTACAGCTATGGGTCTAGGTAATATTGCACCACTGGCTACCATCTTGAAAGCGGATAAACCTCAAGCATGTTATGGCAAGATGGCGGAGGTATCGGTAGGCAAAGATACGATGACGGGTCATTGGGAACTCATGGGACTCGAAGTAAAGGTGCCCTTTCAAGTTTATTCCGATGGATTTCCAGCGGAGTTGATTGAGAAGTTCGAAGCCTTGACCGGTCGCAAGGTGATTGGAAACA from Paenibacillus sp. FSL K6-3182 carries:
- a CDS encoding Crp/Fnr family transcriptional regulator, with product MIDNISDISIFSDIPKDELQKITPLLKERRFKKNHVLMFENDQSDEVYLIRSGMIKIYRMYEGKEVVLSITSAGDIIGEVEALSSDNHRISSIEALEDVNVWLLSKRDFLQLVDQYPSILRNAYKILVERTRMLNRMIRYLTFHDVRGKVVNLIMDLYYNYGVASDNAYKIDLKINQSLFANMLGVTRESISKTLGEFQAEGLIDIRDKYLYLLDKEMIESICNETEELPAMRKWNNI